One Eretmochelys imbricata isolate rEreImb1 chromosome 9, rEreImb1.hap1, whole genome shotgun sequence genomic window, AATTGTTTGCGTCTCAGAAATAAAAGGGCTAAGAGGCAGATTGGTAGAAATTGTATGTTTTATCTTATTAAAGCTGGTCTTGCATGCTTCATCCCATTGAAACTTTACATCATTTTTAGGAGATGATGCAAAGGTGTCTACTTTCATAGCAAATTGCTATACAAACTTTTAATAGTATTCGCAGTCCCAAGAAGGATCAAAGTTTGCCCTTGTTGTCAGGCTCTAGTGCATCACAAATGGCTTTCACTTGGTCTGGGTTGTATGTTATTCTTACATATTGTATGTCCTAGATATGTCGCTGAATTGGTACAGAATTGACATTTCTTCTTGCTGGTGGTAAGTCCACATCATGAGGCACTTAGATAAATTTACCTTTGTGTTTCTCTGAGGTTCTTTTATGCTCATTGCCAGTTTGTTTTCTACCTGAACCCCTTTGAGGAAGGCTCGAGAAGCTTGATAACAGCAAAGGTAAGGTTTATTCCCCTCACTCTTTCACAAAGCTCACATTCTTCctatttttcttctcctccacctccttcttcttcctcccccagtgcatcctgggaattgtagttccTGGACCCAAAACTATAGGAACTATCTAGGAACAAACTTACAAACACAAACTGGGGTAGCTATCTGCAGCTACATCAATCAAATTATGGGACACCCTTAACCATATATAAGTGCCCACACAATATAGTTCCATTATCAATGACAGACTTGCATTTTCAATGGGAAGTCCTTTCTGTCTCCAACAGATAAGGAAGTACACTATACAATACAACGCATTAATCTCCCCTACAGTATAAATCAAACCCTTAATTACAACTGAAAAAGCTGGTGGAGAGTTAATCATTAACTTTCTTTAGTTTTATAAAAGCTCCAATAGGCGCCCATCAAATAAATTAAAGAACACAATATCAATAACTATACAGTGTAAAGGTACTCCTGATCTCAACCTAAGACCCTCAGCAAATAAAGTGAGAATAATAAAAATCCAAACTCCTCCAAACAAAACTCTGAATTAATTCCATACATTTGCTACAGCTACATAAATGACCAAAACAATCCACTGTCCAGCACTTTTTTGTTACTTATAGAACACTATGGACCAGAGTTAATGGTGATgtcaataaaaacaacaaggagtccagtggcaccttaaagactaacagatttatttgggcataagctttcgtgggctagaacccacttcatcccacgaaagcttatgcccaaataaacctgttagtctttaaggtgccaccggactccttgttgtttttgtggatacagactaacacagctaccccctgatacttgacaccatgttAGGTAATGTCAACGTAACCTAAATAAGGTGTAACTTGGTCAGAAAATTGATTTAAGTGGGTTTAAGCAAAATACAATAAATTGCAACAATTTGGCATTCAGTAAGTATGTCAACCAAGTATAACTTACACCAGTTTGGGATTTGGTGGGGACAAAATTTGTCCTTGTATAATCATGTgacactctgaaacctgttagttgAAACCCACTATGCCAGTGTGGAATTTTGCCCTAGAAAATTAATGGGAAGGTTCCCTAACAATTAAGTGAGGTGAGAGCTGTATTTTCTTACACCATTTTCTTGCTgcattctccccccccaccagccctccACCGCCCTTCTCCCCACCAGCTTGGTGTGCAAGTTACACTCTTTATCACCACCATTAGACCTGGTTTTCCACTCTCTTGCACCTTGTGTCATTATTTAGACCTATGCAACCTGGATCTGATTTACCACTGCATTCTTCCTGTTTTATGACAGGCTAACTTAACTGACATTAAAAACTTAATGTCAAATGAGTGCCAGTTACATTACTTTGCAACTTACATGCAGCAGGATCTGTTTCTTGACCAACTTATGCCCAACATATAATTTGCACCACTGTTTACATCAgtactgaatttggcccagagactTCCAGGGTGTTGAAATGTTGTACTCTAGTCTGCATTTTATATCTTCCCTAGGCACTGTGTAACAGACGCAATACTTACAGATGTTGAAGCACTTTACTTTGTTCTAATACCATTCGGGAGTAGGGAGTGAACATTTAGTATGCTGATTCAGGGCATATTTTTagcatttaaaaattcaaatatgtGGAATTTACATTCTTTAAAAGCTCAACACAATAAGGCTGGCTCAGATAGAATGCTCTTAAAAGCTTGGACATCACAAGGTAAGGTTTTGAGTTACTCTCTGGCACAGAAAGGGCAGTAATTATTAATACATGTAGATAGATGTGATCTAAAAGGTGAGATGAGGTTTCCCACAAAGctagtctctctcttttggtcaATTTGCACTTCTGAATTCCACAATGTGCTTCTCTTTAAACATCCTTACAAATCTGTTTATAATTAAATCTGATTACTTCATTTTCCTCTTTCACTGAGTTCTGAGGAGCACAATTTAAAACAATTAGCACAGAGCAGCACAAAATCCctgctcagatttttaaaatgataattttGTCTAATGTTTGTAGTAATTTTTTGttctattttgtttttagtttttccaGATTTGCTCAAAATTATCCCTGCAAGTATCCATGTAAGTGTCATTCTCTTCTGTACAGTACTGATAGTCTTTGCTCTGGTGGGAACAGGTTTCTTCATGTACAATGCATTTGGCAATCCCTATGAAACTCTGCATGGTCCAGTAGGGTTATATCTTTGGAGCTTCATTTCATGTAAGTACTTTAGTATAGTTCTGCATTTAAATTAGTCACTTATTCATATTTAATGACTTAAAATAAGTGATCTATTTAATAAAACATGATACTGTCCTGAGAACTGTCGCTGCATTGAATCTAAACCTGAAAACTATAGCTGGGTGGAGAAAGATATTCCATTTTGGAGGATTGTGCTATTTTAAAATTTGGTGCAGTTCTGATTCTGAACAAACCCCAAAACTTCAAAATTCTCCATAACAGGGTAGGAAGCATGGCCACTAGTTCGTCTGCAGCCACAGACCTTGGAAGCCTGGGCTCCCCAGCACCCTACCAGACAGGTCCCAGAGAGCCAGGCAGGCAAACTGGCTGGATTCTAGGTAGGGTTTCAAAACTTGCCTGGCAAGCAAGGTTCCATTTGTCAGATTCGAACCATCTCCACAGAACGTTTTgtttttgatgaatcagcaaattctaacaccaaaaaaaattattttttttttatttgttgggGAACCCACCTGGGAATCCTTGGGCTTGACTCTCCCATTCGTTCccttgatgtcagtggaattTCATTGGTGTAACTGTGGGGAGAAAAGGGCTCTGTATTAGTACCTTATTAGAAAGAACAATAGGCCTGATTCTTATCTCAAcactactgacttcactgggattactCCTGATTGACATCAGCACAAGATCAAAATCAGGCTCAGGGGCCTTTCTTTGCAAGAGGCAGATTTGTTGCCAACATTTCACACTTTGTAAGGGTTGCAACTGGAAAGCATCCTATTTGAAGAAGCCCATTAGGGATAGGAAATCTACTGCCACTTGCAGTAAAAAGAATGAGGCATATTAGACTTTTAACTAGAGTAAATTTTTACTATTAGTTTAGCTGGAGAGAAAAATTGTGCTAAGGGATGTTGCTCATTAAGACCCTgatcagcaaagtatttaagtacATACTTACCTTTAAGCACGTGGGCAGTCCCATTAACATCAATTGGATTATTAATATGCTTAATAGTCAAGTTAAGCACTTACatatgtgctttgctggactgaggcCTTACACTAGACATAACACTTGGTATGGTTGGCTATTTAGATCCTAATCCAAAGTTCACTGGAGTCgatggaaagaatcccattgacttcgatGGCCATTGGATCAGGTCCTGAAAAAGAAGCACCTTGGAAGGAGTCAGTTAAGTGAccataaaatatatattgaaatgtaatgaaaatgacattttacTTTTTGGTTATTATGTCTCTCAAAGATTTGTTGTTAGGAAATTCTCAGAGCAGTGATGTTTCTTGTTCTATTTCAGGTTCTTGCAGTTGTCTCATCATGATACTATTTTCTTCAGAAGTGAAAATTCACCACCTCTCTGAGAAAATTGCAAATTACAAAGAGGGAAGTTTCATCTTTAAAACTCACAATGAACAATTTCAGGATTCATTCTGGATCATCCTGGTTTGCTCCTTGGTGCACTTCCTGAATGTTTTGCTAATACGGTTTGCTGGATTTGAATTTCCTTTTTCAAAATCTAAAGAGTCAGACACAACAACTACTGGAGCAGCTGATCTCATGTACTAGCCTGATGTCagtttttaataacatttcaAGCAAAAAGGTTAATCTCAGACACTTTCAATAATGACCAAATCTATCTGGTTTTACATGATTAATTTGAAAGACATTAAAATCAAGAAGAAATCTAAAATAAATGTCAACACAGTAAATACAATAAAGGCATAGTATGCATGGTCCTCATTAGGACTAGATCAACATATCCTTACTCCCATCGCGTAGTACCTTATCATGACAGCAGTCCAATTTGTTTCAATGGGATTATGAAAGAAATAAGATATAACAGTGATCTGGGCCCTATGTACTTTAATAAAGGAGGAAAGCAAACATTTCCACCAGCAGTACAGCATTTGCCTATATCTGTAAAGGTAGTGGTGTACTAGAATGACTACTACTAATGTTTTATGTATCAAGACTGGACTAAAAATTCCACTCCGGCCAACAAATGAAAAGTGCTGAGTGCACCAGAAAGCTGCAAACAccaaatgaaagaaaacagaatgtaTTGTTGCAGCTTAAGTAACAAATTTAGGGCCCATACCTGCAAAACAAGGTGATGAATTCTCTCTCTCAAGTACAATGACCACGAGTAATGTTCAAAAccatgctggggggcaggggcggttATTCCAAACAgaagagggcgggggggggagaaatctACAGAATATGTAACCAAACTAGCAGGCTGCATACCCAATTGCTTGCTGTGCCTTGATAGTTACAAATGCTCCAAATTGAGGGTCCAGTGGGAGTTGGGTATTCAgcacctcccaggcttgctgaGTGCCTTGCACTATTGAGTCCATAAAAGAGAGACTGTCCTATAACCTTATTATACGCCTCCATCCCTCCTAAATTGCTCAAAAAAAAGGTCTCCTTTCTGCCTTCTGTTTCCTCATGTGTTGTCTGCTGccccacttaaaaaaataaaagagaggttAACCAGACAAAGGATTTTTGCAATACAAGAGTTTGAACagcaggggattttttttttaattcgtTAGTACAGAagctccatttttttaaaaactcatttgtTCTCAGTGGTGCAGGTAAACAACATTAGAGGAAGATAGCGGACAACTTAAACCCACACATATTTCACAGGTATCACATCTACCATGGTACTGACAATCCCAGAAGACCATAGAGGGCAGAAATAGAAAGTAAAACCTGTTGCTTGGTTGGAGAAGGGGccaaattaattattatttgaatacatataggatgaaatcctggtcctactgaggtcaatggcaaaactcccactgacttcaacagcacAAGGGTTTCACCCATAGTAAGAGATTCTCTGTCCTGAAGACTTTACTTTCTAAACAGAAGGAGAGTCAAAGGGTAggaagggaaattgaggcataggggggaggagggcagtgacttgcccaagataacAGAGACAATCAGTGGCAGAGCATGGAATACAATGCAGCTCTCCTACCTCAGTGTCCCATCCATTACGCCCCATCGTCTCCTAAAGCATATCATATCAATTGGAATTTGAATGAGATGTAATGCACACTCTAGTATGCCACAaccaagaaatatttttaatatgaacaATTAGTAAGTGTGCAGACAAACTGTAAATCATTTGAATAGGATTTGTGATGAGGAAATACAGTAAATGAAAAAAAGGATGTTCTGTTCTGGTTGTTTTTGTGTGTTATGAAGATTATCTACTTTAAAATTTTTTGCAACATCTTTGAAATTTTAATGTAATggatcaaaataaaaatatacaaacaaaaattatttgtatatttttaagaCTTTAAGACTCAGTGGCAGAGCATAGAATACAATGCAGCTCTCCTACCTCAGTGTCCCATCCATTACGCCCCATCGTCTCCT contains:
- the CLRN1 gene encoding clarin-1, whose translation is MPAQQKKVIFCIAGVLSFACALGIAAAIGTQLWIKGTILCKTGALLVNATGPELEKFIGEIQYGLFYGERVRQCGLGGRPFRFSFFPDLLKIIPASIHVSVILFCTVLIVFALVGTGFFMYNAFGNPYETLHGPVGLYLWSFISCSCSCLIMILFSSEVKIHHLSEKIANYKEGSFIFKTHNEQFQDSFWIILVCSLVHFLNVLLIRFAGFEFPFSKSKESDTTTTGAADLMY